A single Argentina anserina chromosome 7, drPotAnse1.1, whole genome shotgun sequence DNA region contains:
- the LOC126803533 gene encoding rust resistance kinase Lr10-like: MYNNIEDFLQSNNNFTPIRYSYSEIKKMARGFKERLGEGGYGSVYKGKLRSGHFVAIKILNKSKANGQEFINEVATIGRIHHVNVVQLVGFCVDGSKRALVYEFMPNGSLEKYIFYEQEIASLSCEKMFSIALGVARGIEYLHQGCEMQILHFDIKPHNILLDENFSPKVSDFGLARLCPLDNNIVSMTAARGTLGYIAPELFYKNIGGVSYKADVYSFGMLLMEMAGRRKNLNATIENSSQIYFPTWVSDQLVGGNEIHVGDASHATEEEKTITKKMMIVALWCIQLKPNDRPSMNKVVKMLEDDIDIPQMPPKLALYPQDELPAVIGDNSSFTSAHDFSRY, translated from the coding sequence ATGTATAACAACATAGAAGACTTTCTGCAGAGTAATAATAATTTCACGCCAATAAGGTACTCATACTCGGAGATAAAAAAGATGGCTAGAGGTTTCAAGGAAAGATTAGGAGAAGGAGGCTATGGCTCGGTGTACAAGGGAAAGCTACGGAGTGGTCATTTTGTTGCCATTAAGATCTTGAATAAATCCAAAGCTAATGGCCAAGAATTCATCAATGAAGTTGCTACCATTGGAAGGATTCACCATGTTAATGTTGTACAACTTGTTGGCTTCTGTGTTGATGGTTCGAAACGTGCTCTTGTGTATGAATTCATGCCTAATGGGTCTCTTGAAAAATACATCTTTTATGAACAAGAAATTGCCTCTTTGAGTTGCGAGAAAATGTTCAGTATTGCGCTTGGAGTAGCTCGTGGCATAGAATATCTACATCAAGGATGTGAAATGCAAATTCTGCACTTTGACATCAAGCCTCACAACATTCTTTTGGATGAAAATTTCTCTCCAaaggtttctgattttgggttAGCAAGATTATGCCCTTTAGACAATAACATTGTGTCTATGACTGCAGCAAGAGGTACTTTAGGGTATATAGCTCCTGAGTTATTCTATAAGAACATCGGAGGAGTTTCATACAAAGCTGATGTGTATAGTTTTGGAATGTTATTGATGGAAATGGCTGGGAGGAGGAAGAATTTAAATGCAACTATAGAGAACTCGAGCCAAATCTACTTTCCTACATGGGTTTCTGATCAGCTTGTTGGAGGAAATGAGATACACGTTGGAGATGCTAGTCATGCTACTGAGGAAGAGAAGACGATCacaaagaagatgatgatagtgGCATTATGGTGCATACAACTGAAGCCAAATGATCGTCCTTCTATGAACAAAGTAGTGAAGATGCTTGAAGACGATATTGATATCCCTCAAATGCCTCCAAAGCTTGCCTTATATCCGCAAGATGAATTGCCAGCCGTTATCGGGGATAATTCTAGCTTTACAAGTGCCCATGATTTTAGCCGTTATTAG